The Agromyces atrinae genome window below encodes:
- a CDS encoding LacI family DNA-binding transcriptional regulator: MTGAPHARPTLADVAAHAGVSASTASIAFSGSGPVSDATKEKVRAAAEELGYAGPDPRARSLRRGRSGIVGVVLEERVRAAFLDPVKIQMLDGLSEGIAPLGAGLLLLTDAGSGAGTAVSVDDAPVDAVVLIGCSPRFDEALDTFRRRGIPVVAIEGFAPAGVVAHIGIDNRDASRRGAEHLRELGHEHVAVVSLPFESTRARGILTPEIEARASVDTSIERLAGARDVFPDVVVSVAGGSLIEEGQDAARLLLTAENPPTAIIAQSDLLAAGVIRAAEELGIAVPGDLSVLGFDGIRVDGLPYDLTTLVQPSVAKGRAAGEAVVAMLAGEQPASVSFTSTLHVGATTAPPRTS; this comes from the coding sequence ATGACCGGAGCACCGCACGCCCGACCGACGCTCGCCGATGTCGCAGCGCACGCGGGCGTGTCCGCCTCCACGGCATCGATCGCCTTCAGCGGCTCCGGCCCCGTCTCCGACGCGACGAAAGAGAAGGTGCGCGCCGCGGCCGAGGAGCTCGGTTACGCCGGGCCCGACCCCCGCGCCCGGTCGCTCCGCCGCGGCCGCTCCGGCATCGTCGGCGTCGTGCTCGAGGAGCGCGTGCGCGCGGCATTCCTCGACCCCGTGAAGATCCAGATGCTCGACGGCCTCAGCGAGGGCATCGCCCCGCTCGGCGCCGGGTTGCTCCTGCTCACCGACGCCGGCTCGGGCGCGGGCACCGCCGTGAGCGTCGACGATGCACCGGTCGACGCCGTCGTGCTCATCGGCTGCAGCCCCCGCTTCGACGAAGCGCTCGACACCTTCCGCCGCCGCGGGATCCCCGTCGTCGCGATCGAGGGCTTCGCGCCCGCCGGCGTCGTCGCCCACATCGGCATCGACAACCGCGACGCATCACGCCGCGGCGCCGAGCACCTCCGAGAGCTCGGCCACGAACACGTCGCCGTCGTGAGCCTGCCCTTCGAGAGCACGCGCGCCCGCGGCATCCTCACCCCCGAGATCGAGGCGCGGGCGAGCGTCGACACGTCGATCGAGCGCCTCGCCGGTGCGCGCGACGTGTTCCCCGACGTCGTCGTGAGCGTCGCGGGCGGCAGCCTCATCGAAGAGGGGCAGGATGCCGCGCGGCTCCTGCTCACGGCCGAGAACCCGCCGACCGCGATCATCGCGCAGAGCGACCTGCTCGCCGCCGGCGTCATCCGTGCCGCCGAAGAGCTCGGCATCGCCGTGCCGGGAGACCTCAGCGTGCTCGGCTTCGACGGGATCCGCGTCGACGGGCTGCCGTACGACCTCACGACGCTCGTGCAGCCCTCGGTCGCGAAGGGTCGAGCCGCCGGTGAAGCCGTCGTCGCGATGCTCGCGGGAGAGCAACCCGCCTCCGTCAGCTTCACGAGCACCCTGCACGTCGGCGCGACGACGGCGCCGCCGCGCACCTCTTGA
- a CDS encoding SseB family protein produces the protein MAELVDNTLLRAAVAAFAAAPDQATYFDVLRASLHGELLMDATGSSITYTEDGTSIAAGSRIVFREGEAPDGGRAMFAFTSQEKVGDLHPDDRDSVQTIGQTAIATLELAVSQGFAWLYIDPAGPTCALEVAHLHFVLRNAHNDAVAAAIVQPMGSREAVIEALALGGTLLYAVTEHDDGRVEVATSTNPAGEPVYLAFTSAAEVLARDPRAAVAAIDVNRVVSDALTEPFAGLVINPGGPWMSLDPDELRELQSRLPAVDDEPGADESDS, from the coding sequence ATGGCCGAGCTCGTCGACAACACCCTCCTTCGCGCGGCGGTAGCCGCCTTCGCCGCAGCGCCCGACCAGGCGACGTACTTCGATGTCCTGCGCGCGAGCCTGCACGGCGAGCTCCTCATGGATGCCACGGGCTCGAGCATCACCTACACCGAGGACGGCACGTCGATCGCGGCCGGCTCGCGGATCGTCTTCCGCGAAGGCGAGGCGCCCGACGGAGGGCGCGCGATGTTCGCCTTCACCAGCCAGGAGAAGGTCGGCGACCTGCACCCCGACGACCGCGACAGCGTGCAGACCATCGGACAGACCGCGATCGCGACGCTCGAACTTGCGGTGAGCCAGGGCTTCGCATGGCTCTACATCGATCCCGCGGGCCCGACGTGTGCGCTCGAGGTCGCCCACCTGCACTTCGTGCTGCGGAACGCCCACAACGACGCCGTCGCCGCCGCGATCGTGCAGCCCATGGGCTCGCGCGAGGCCGTGATCGAGGCCCTCGCACTCGGCGGCACGCTGCTCTACGCGGTCACCGAGCACGACGACGGCCGCGTCGAGGTGGCGACGTCGACGAACCCGGCGGGCGAGCCCGTCTACCTCGCCTTCACCTCGGCGGCCGAGGTGCTCGCTCGCGACCCTCGGGCCGCGGTCGCCGCGATCGACGTGAACCGCGTCGTGAGCGACGCGCTCACCGAGCCGTTCGCCGGCCTCGTCATCAATCCCGGCGGTCCGTGGATGTCGCTCGACCCCGACGAGCTGCGGGAACTGCAGTCGCGCCTGCCCGCCGTCGACGACGAGCCCGGCGCCGACGAGTCCGACTCCTAG
- a CDS encoding M13 family metallopeptidase yields the protein MTDALPAGIDRSELDESVRPQDDLFRHVNGRWIERTEIPSDKARYGSFYLLHEEAEKAVRDIIIESQDAEPGTEARKVGDLFASFMDTERVEALGATPIAGQLADAASVSSISTLLTTLGRLEHQGVSGFYQLYVDNDPGDPERYLVFVEQGGIGLPDESYFREERFASVRDAYRAHLARMLGLAGLDDTAARADRIFELETAIAAVHWSNVDSRDSEKTYNLFSWSDAALLVSGGATDAVGGASAADLAFWRDAMGVPSGAFNEIVLRQPSFSEGLGALLTDEHLDAWKDWLAWQIVRSSAAYLSDDFVQANFDFYGRTLTGTPELRERWKRGVSLVEGALGEAVGHIYVERHFPPAAKTAMDELVANLVEAYRQSISTLDWMSPETRDRALDKLEKFTPKIGFPAKWRDYSALEIDADDLVGNVRETAEFEFNRELGKIGQPLDRDEWFMTPQTINAYYNPGFNEIVFPAAILQFPFFDEGRDAAANYGAIGAVIGHEIGHGFDDQGSKYDGDGRLTDWWTEADRAAFEERTASLIEQYDALAPAQVPEHHVNGALTIGENIGDLGGLAIAWKAYLISLGGAEPEVIDGLTGAQRFFLSWAQAWQLKARDEEVIRLLAIDPHSPNEFRCNQIVRNIDEFYTTFDVTEGDALWLAPADRVSIW from the coding sequence ATGACTGACGCGCTGCCCGCCGGTATCGATCGCTCCGAACTCGACGAGTCCGTCCGCCCTCAGGACGACCTGTTCCGCCACGTCAACGGTCGCTGGATCGAACGCACCGAGATCCCGTCCGACAAGGCGCGCTACGGCTCGTTCTATCTGCTCCATGAAGAGGCGGAGAAGGCGGTGCGCGACATCATCATCGAGTCGCAGGACGCCGAGCCGGGCACCGAGGCCCGCAAGGTCGGCGACCTCTTCGCGAGCTTCATGGACACCGAGCGCGTCGAAGCGCTCGGCGCGACGCCCATCGCGGGTCAGCTCGCCGACGCGGCATCCGTCTCATCGATCTCGACCCTCCTCACGACCCTCGGTCGCCTCGAGCACCAGGGCGTGAGCGGTTTCTACCAGCTCTACGTCGACAACGACCCGGGCGACCCCGAGCGCTACCTCGTCTTCGTCGAGCAGGGCGGCATCGGCCTGCCCGACGAGTCGTACTTCCGCGAAGAGCGCTTCGCCTCGGTGCGCGACGCCTACCGCGCCCACCTCGCGCGCATGCTCGGCCTCGCCGGTCTCGACGACACGGCCGCACGCGCCGACCGTATCTTCGAGCTCGAGACGGCGATCGCCGCCGTGCACTGGTCGAACGTCGACAGCCGCGACAGCGAGAAGACGTACAACCTCTTCTCGTGGTCCGATGCGGCTCTGCTCGTGAGCGGCGGGGCGACGGATGCCGTCGGCGGCGCCTCTGCAGCCGACCTGGCTTTCTGGCGCGACGCGATGGGCGTGCCGAGCGGCGCGTTCAACGAGATCGTGCTGCGTCAGCCGAGCTTCAGCGAAGGCCTCGGCGCTCTCCTCACCGACGAGCACCTCGACGCGTGGAAGGACTGGCTCGCGTGGCAGATCGTCCGCTCGTCGGCCGCCTACCTCTCTGACGACTTCGTCCAGGCCAACTTCGACTTCTACGGCCGCACGCTCACGGGTACGCCCGAGCTGCGCGAACGGTGGAAGCGCGGAGTCTCGCTCGTCGAGGGCGCACTCGGCGAGGCCGTCGGCCACATCTACGTCGAGCGGCACTTCCCGCCCGCGGCGAAGACCGCGATGGACGAGCTCGTCGCGAACCTCGTCGAGGCCTACCGTCAGTCGATCTCGACCCTCGACTGGATGAGCCCCGAGACGCGCGACCGTGCGCTCGACAAGCTCGAGAAGTTCACCCCGAAGATCGGTTTCCCCGCGAAGTGGCGCGACTACTCGGCTCTCGAGATCGACGCCGACGACCTCGTCGGCAACGTCCGCGAGACGGCCGAGTTCGAGTTCAACCGCGAGCTCGGCAAGATCGGACAGCCGCTCGATCGCGACGAGTGGTTCATGACCCCGCAGACGATCAACGCGTACTACAACCCCGGCTTCAACGAGATCGTGTTCCCCGCGGCGATCCTGCAGTTCCCGTTCTTCGACGAGGGCCGCGACGCCGCCGCGAACTACGGCGCGATCGGTGCCGTCATCGGCCACGAGATCGGTCACGGCTTCGACGATCAGGGCTCGAAGTACGACGGCGACGGACGCCTCACCGACTGGTGGACGGAAGCCGACCGCGCAGCCTTCGAGGAGCGCACCGCATCGCTCATCGAGCAGTACGACGCCCTCGCGCCCGCGCAGGTGCCCGAGCACCACGTCAACGGTGCCCTCACGATCGGTGAGAACATCGGCGACCTCGGTGGTCTCGCGATCGCCTGGAAGGCCTACCTGATCTCGCTCGGCGGCGCCGAACCCGAGGTCATCGACGGTCTCACCGGAGCGCAGCGCTTCTTCCTCAGCTGGGCGCAAGCCTGGCAGTTGAAGGCGCGCGATGAAGAGGTCATCCGTCTGCTCGCGATCGACCCGCACTCGCCCAACGAGTTCCGGTGCAACCAGATCGTGCGCAACATCGACGAGTTCTACACGACCTTCGACGTGACCGAGGGCGACGCCCTCTGGCTCGCTCCGGCCGACCGCGTCTCCATCTGGTAG
- a CDS encoding MATE family efflux transporter — translation MAALAFPALGALIAEPLFLLADTAMIGHLGETPLAGLGLAAAILQTIIGLMVFLAYATTPAVARRFGAGDERGGVAAGIDGLWLAAGIGIVLAVAGWFAAPALIGAFGPAADVAHEASVYLTISMLGLPAMLVVFAATGLLRGLQDTRTPLIVAGAGFAANVALNALLIYGLGWGIAGSAIGTVIAQWSMVAVYLVVAARHARRVGAGLLPRGLGVVSGARSGGWLFLRTLSLRAALLLATFAATSAGSAELAAFQIAMTIFSTLAFALDALAIAAQALVGKGLGAGDVAGVRSVLRRCLVWGAGGGAVLGLVLAALSGVIGPLFTSSASVSDILPPTLLVLALSVPLGGVVFVLDGVLIGAGDARYLAWTGLVNLAAFAPLVGLVLAFGPAGAAGLAWLMAAFALGYLGARAVTLSLRARGTRWMRTGV, via the coding sequence ATCGCCGCCCTCGCCTTCCCCGCGCTCGGCGCGCTCATCGCCGAACCGCTCTTCCTGCTCGCCGACACGGCCATGATCGGCCATCTCGGCGAGACCCCGCTCGCGGGCCTCGGCCTCGCCGCCGCGATCCTGCAGACGATCATCGGCCTCATGGTCTTCCTCGCCTACGCGACGACGCCGGCGGTCGCCCGGCGCTTCGGTGCGGGCGACGAGCGCGGCGGAGTCGCCGCGGGCATCGACGGACTCTGGCTCGCGGCCGGCATCGGCATCGTGCTCGCGGTCGCCGGCTGGTTCGCGGCGCCCGCCCTCATCGGTGCGTTCGGCCCCGCGGCGGATGTCGCGCACGAGGCATCCGTCTATCTGACGATCTCGATGCTGGGCCTGCCGGCGATGCTCGTCGTGTTCGCCGCGACGGGCCTGCTCCGCGGTCTGCAGGACACGCGCACGCCGCTCATCGTCGCGGGCGCGGGCTTCGCGGCCAACGTCGCCCTCAATGCGCTCCTCATCTACGGGCTCGGCTGGGGCATCGCAGGGTCGGCGATCGGCACGGTCATCGCGCAATGGAGCATGGTCGCGGTCTACCTCGTCGTCGCCGCGCGGCACGCCCGTCGCGTGGGCGCAGGGCTCCTGCCGCGCGGCCTCGGCGTCGTGAGCGGCGCACGGTCGGGCGGTTGGCTCTTCCTCCGCACGCTGAGCCTGCGTGCGGCGCTGCTGCTCGCGACGTTCGCCGCGACGAGTGCGGGGTCGGCCGAACTCGCCGCGTTCCAGATCGCGATGACGATCTTCTCGACGCTCGCCTTCGCTCTCGACGCCCTCGCGATCGCCGCGCAGGCGCTCGTCGGCAAAGGGCTCGGGGCGGGGGATGTCGCGGGCGTGCGCTCCGTGCTGCGACGGTGCCTCGTGTGGGGTGCCGGCGGCGGTGCGGTGCTCGGTCTCGTGCTCGCGGCGCTCTCGGGGGTCATCGGGCCGCTGTTCACGAGTTCGGCCTCGGTCTCCGACATCCTGCCGCCGACGCTCCTCGTGCTCGCGCTGTCGGTGCCGCTCGGCGGAGTCGTCTTCGTGCTCGACGGCGTGCTCATCGGTGCGGGCGATGCGCGCTACCTCGCGTGGACGGGCCTCGTGAACCTCGCGGCGTTCGCGCCCCTCGTCGGGCTCGTGCTCGCCTTCGGGCCTGCCGGCGCGGCGGGCCTCGCGTGGCTCATGGCGGCGTTCGCGCTCGGCTACCTCGGCGCCCGCGCGGTCACGCTCTCACTGCGCGCCCGCGGCACGCGCTGGATGCGCACCGGCGTCTGA
- the nucS gene encoding endonuclease NucS, translated as MRLVIAKCSVDYAGRLQAHLPLATRLLVVKADGSVLVHSDSLSYKPLNWMSPPCTLQSSEPDDEQREAGIVETWRVTHTKTADTLVVSIYEILHDSDHELGIDPGLQKDGVEAHLQKLLAEQIEVLGEGHRLIRREYMTAIGPVDILATDAAGASVAVEIKRRGDIDGVEQLTRYLELMNRDPRLAPVAGVFAAQEIKPQARTLAEDRGIRCVVLDYDAMRGIDDSHTRLF; from the coding sequence GTGCGTCTTGTCATTGCGAAGTGTTCCGTCGACTACGCCGGGCGACTCCAGGCACACCTGCCTCTCGCCACGCGACTCCTCGTCGTGAAGGCCGACGGCAGCGTCCTCGTCCACTCGGACTCGCTGTCGTACAAGCCCCTCAACTGGATGAGTCCGCCCTGCACCCTGCAGTCGAGCGAGCCCGACGACGAGCAGCGCGAAGCCGGCATCGTCGAGACCTGGCGCGTCACCCACACGAAGACGGCCGACACCCTCGTCGTGTCGATCTACGAGATCCTCCACGACTCCGACCACGAGCTCGGTATCGACCCCGGCCTCCAGAAGGACGGCGTCGAGGCTCACCTGCAGAAGCTCCTCGCGGAGCAGATCGAGGTGCTCGGCGAGGGGCACCGCCTCATCCGCCGCGAGTACATGACCGCGATCGGCCCCGTCGATATCCTCGCGACGGATGCCGCGGGCGCATCGGTCGCCGTCGAGATCAAGCGTCGCGGCGACATCGACGGTGTCGAGCAGTTGACGCGCTACCTCGAACTGATGAACCGCGACCCGCGACTCGCTCCCGTCGCCGGCGTCTTCGCCGCGCAGGAGATCAAGCCGCAGGCTCGCACCCTCGCGGAAGACCGCGGAATCCGCTGCGTCGTGCTCGACTACGACGCGATGCGCGGCATCGACGATTCGCACACACGCCTGTTCTGA
- a CDS encoding HAD hydrolase-like protein, giving the protein MNHTLQRTWSAVLFDLDGTITDSAPAITDSLAHMFRTLELPVPGESELLRYVGPPLLDTLRALAGFNEEQALAALAIYRENYVGHSVNAPVFPGVAGVLAQVHAAGIPLALATSKPESMAVPILEHAGLAEYFQVICGATDDEVRSAKADVVAEALRRLQEAGVDTEHAVMVGDRSYDTLGAAVNGVPTILVEWGYGSPAEAEQAMAVVHSADQLRTLLLG; this is encoded by the coding sequence GTGAACCACACTCTGCAGCGCACCTGGTCGGCCGTACTCTTCGACCTCGACGGAACGATCACCGACTCGGCGCCCGCGATCACCGATTCGCTCGCCCACATGTTCCGCACGCTCGAGCTGCCCGTGCCGGGCGAGTCCGAGCTGCTGCGCTACGTCGGTCCGCCGCTGCTCGACACGCTCCGCGCCCTCGCGGGCTTCAACGAGGAGCAGGCACTCGCGGCACTCGCGATCTACCGCGAGAACTACGTCGGACACTCGGTCAACGCCCCCGTCTTCCCGGGTGTCGCCGGTGTTCTCGCGCAGGTCCACGCCGCCGGCATCCCCCTCGCCCTCGCGACGTCGAAGCCCGAGTCGATGGCGGTGCCGATCCTCGAGCACGCCGGTCTCGCCGAGTACTTCCAGGTCATCTGCGGCGCGACCGACGACGAGGTGCGGAGCGCGAAGGCCGACGTCGTCGCCGAGGCCCTCCGCCGCCTGCAGGAGGCCGGTGTCGACACCGAGCACGCCGTCATGGTCGGCGACCGCAGCTACGACACCCTCGGCGCCGCGGTCAACGGCGTTCCGACGATCCTCGTCGAGTGGGGTTACGGCAGCCCGGCCGAGGCCGAACAGGCGATGGCGGTCGTGCATTCGGCCGACCAGCTGCGCACCCTGCTCCTCGGCTAA
- a CDS encoding DUF2804 domain-containing protein, producing the protein MAEPAARVEREIVAPVDLCLRDGRLNPDAVGWTRTPLHNTDRIGRGLFAWGRNKRWDHWAITTPDHVIGVTVSAGDYGNFSQIWFLDRATLTTIDETVVSVFSRGVSLAGTLGTKPTTARSPRLEISMSEIDGGTRITAETDRLHLDVIALRPSGHEMLAVVVPWSTRLFQYAAKDVSRPVRGAIEIDGVTTRLPLGESWAMLDHGRGRWPYAMNWNWGGASGYVGARVVGLMLGGGWTVGTGMTENGVSIDGVVTKLPYELEWTYDASDLMSPWRITGPGLDIRFRPVHERSSKTSLFVVASSTHQLFGEFSGSIDVDGELIEFASLYGWTEQVHNRW; encoded by the coding sequence GTGGCTGAACCTGCCGCGCGAGTCGAGCGCGAGATCGTAGCTCCGGTTGATCTCTGCCTGCGCGATGGTCGGCTGAACCCCGACGCGGTCGGGTGGACCCGCACTCCGTTGCACAACACCGATCGCATCGGCCGAGGACTCTTCGCGTGGGGCCGCAACAAGCGCTGGGACCACTGGGCCATCACGACGCCCGATCACGTCATCGGAGTCACGGTCTCGGCGGGCGACTACGGCAACTTCAGCCAGATCTGGTTCCTCGATCGAGCGACACTCACGACGATCGACGAGACCGTCGTCTCCGTCTTCTCGCGTGGCGTCTCTCTCGCCGGCACGCTCGGCACGAAGCCCACGACGGCGCGGTCTCCACGGCTCGAGATCTCGATGAGCGAGATCGACGGCGGCACCCGCATCACAGCCGAGACCGACCGCCTCCATCTCGACGTCATCGCTCTGCGTCCGAGCGGGCACGAGATGCTCGCCGTCGTCGTGCCGTGGTCGACGCGGCTCTTCCAGTACGCCGCGAAAGATGTCAGCCGACCCGTGCGCGGCGCGATCGAGATCGACGGCGTGACGACGAGGCTGCCGCTCGGAGAATCATGGGCCATGCTCGACCACGGCCGCGGGCGGTGGCCGTACGCCATGAACTGGAACTGGGGCGGCGCCTCGGGCTACGTCGGCGCCCGCGTCGTCGGCCTCATGCTCGGGGGCGGCTGGACCGTCGGCACAGGGATGACGGAGAACGGCGTCTCGATCGACGGGGTGGTCACGAAGCTCCCGTACGAACTCGAGTGGACCTACGACGCGAGCGACCTCATGTCGCCGTGGCGCATCACGGGGCCCGGCCTCGACATCAGGTTCCGCCCGGTGCACGAGCGGTCATCGAAGACGAGCCTCTTCGTCGTCGCCTCGAGCACGCATCAACTCTTCGGCGAGTTCAGCGGGAGCATCGACGTCGACGGCGAGCTCATCGAGTTCGCGAGTCTCTACGGTTGGACCGAACAGGTGCACAACCGCTGGTGA
- a CDS encoding MFS transporter: MSQQTSPRTAQQPRSLTSWRNAVFAIFFLSGLSLASWVSRVPAVRDDAGIALDVVGLVILGMSAGSVVGLVLAPWLLARVGARRAMIGCLLLVSVGLVIIGIGSTVFGSVPVLIVGMALFGLGNGCVDVVMNVEGAEAEREIGKTLMPLMHAFFSFGTVTGAGLGALASAVGIPVLWHLVAISALIAIAVLVTVRFIPLREAVGDDTRPAGSTAPRRPWRERFAESLRVWADVRLLLIGVVMLGMSFNEGAANDWLALATVDGHGLSNTTGALMFGTFVTAMTIARIIGGPVLDRFGRVPVLRVSAALGIVGLSLFIWGGEPWMLFVGTALWGLGCALGFPVGMSAAADDAKNSAARVSAVAIIGYCAFLAGPPLLGFLGENLGILNALLVLLGLLVVAGLAAPAARERARIKA; this comes from the coding sequence ATGTCACAACAGACCTCCCCCCGCACCGCGCAGCAGCCGCGATCCCTGACCTCGTGGCGGAACGCCGTGTTCGCCATCTTCTTCCTCTCGGGCCTCAGCCTCGCGTCGTGGGTGTCACGCGTACCGGCCGTGCGCGACGACGCCGGCATCGCCCTCGACGTCGTCGGCCTCGTCATCCTCGGCATGTCGGCCGGCTCCGTCGTGGGCCTCGTGCTCGCCCCCTGGCTGCTCGCCCGCGTCGGCGCCCGCCGCGCCATGATCGGGTGCCTCCTGCTCGTCTCGGTCGGACTCGTCATCATCGGCATCGGCTCGACGGTCTTCGGGTCGGTCCCGGTGCTCATCGTCGGCATGGCGCTCTTCGGTCTCGGCAACGGTTGCGTCGACGTCGTCATGAACGTCGAGGGCGCCGAGGCCGAGCGCGAGATCGGCAAGACGCTCATGCCGCTCATGCACGCCTTCTTCAGCTTCGGCACGGTCACGGGTGCGGGCCTCGGCGCGCTCGCCTCGGCCGTCGGCATCCCCGTGCTCTGGCACCTCGTCGCGATCTCCGCGCTCATCGCGATCGCGGTCCTCGTCACCGTGCGCTTCATCCCGTTGCGCGAGGCCGTCGGCGACGACACCCGCCCCGCGGGCTCGACCGCGCCGCGTCGGCCGTGGCGCGAGCGCTTCGCCGAGAGCCTCCGAGTCTGGGCCGACGTGCGCCTCCTGCTCATCGGCGTCGTCATGCTCGGCATGTCGTTCAACGAGGGCGCCGCGAACGACTGGCTCGCCCTCGCGACGGTCGACGGCCACGGCCTCTCGAACACGACCGGCGCTCTCATGTTCGGCACCTTCGTCACCGCGATGACGATCGCGCGCATCATCGGCGGCCCCGTGCTCGACCGCTTCGGCCGCGTGCCCGTGCTGCGCGTCTCGGCCGCACTCGGCATCGTCGGCCTCAGCCTCTTCATCTGGGGCGGCGAGCCCTGGATGCTCTTCGTCGGCACGGCGCTGTGGGGCCTCGGTTGCGCCCTCGGCTTCCCGGTCGGGATGTCGGCGGCGGCGGATGACGCGAAGAATTCCGCCGCACGGGTGAGCGCCGTCGCGATCATCGGCTACTGCGCGTTCCTCGCGGGCCCGCCGCTGCTCGGCTTCCTCGGCGAGAACCTCGGCATCCTGAACGCCCTGCTCGTGCTCCTCGGACTTCTCGTCGTCGCCGGACTCGCCGCCCCTGCCGCGCGGGAACGCGCGAGAATCAAGGCATGA
- a CDS encoding YccF domain-containing protein, whose amino-acid sequence MKTLLNIIWLVLSGFWLFLGYTLAGIICCILIITIPFGLASFRIARYALWPFGKRVVQRPTSGAFSFIGNVIWFIVAGLWLAIGHVVSGVALCITIIGIPLGIADFKMIPVSLAPLGKEIVDV is encoded by the coding sequence ATGAAGACTCTGTTGAACATCATCTGGCTCGTGCTCTCGGGCTTCTGGCTGTTCCTCGGTTACACGCTCGCCGGCATCATCTGCTGCATCCTCATCATCACGATCCCGTTCGGCCTCGCGTCCTTCCGCATCGCCCGCTACGCCCTGTGGCCGTTCGGCAAGCGCGTCGTGCAGCGGCCCACATCGGGCGCCTTCTCGTTCATCGGCAACGTCATCTGGTTCATCGTCGCCGGTCTCTGGCTCGCGATCGGCCACGTCGTCTCGGGCGTCGCGCTCTGCATCACGATCATCGGCATCCCGCTCGGCATCGCCGACTTCAAGATGATCCCCGTCTCGCTCGCCCCTCTCGGCAAGGAGATCGTCGACGTCTAA
- a CDS encoding DUF2510 domain-containing protein has translation MTDTAAPGWYPDPAGTGGTRWWDGTAWAGEASAPVAAPARATVPEGTPVDTVWIWLVVGLPLVSAFSIFLLDVPAFIRATIENPATSSFALIFSASYVAILALGWVIYGLLVLFAYLDYRELGRRGFPRRFHCAWAFLSSMVYSIGRPIVVKQQAGRGSAPIWGTIAVFVLTIVVVTVWTIWLIVETIDTIGAYTGTYSY, from the coding sequence ATGACTGACACCGCTGCACCCGGGTGGTACCCGGACCCGGCCGGCACCGGCGGAACGCGCTGGTGGGACGGCACGGCATGGGCGGGCGAGGCCTCGGCACCCGTCGCGGCCCCGGCGCGCGCGACGGTTCCGGAGGGCACGCCTGTCGACACCGTCTGGATCTGGCTCGTCGTCGGCCTGCCGCTCGTGAGCGCATTCTCGATCTTCCTGCTCGACGTGCCCGCGTTCATCCGGGCGACGATCGAGAACCCCGCGACGTCGTCGTTCGCGCTCATCTTCAGCGCCTCGTACGTCGCGATCCTCGCCCTCGGCTGGGTGATCTACGGCCTGCTCGTGCTGTTCGCCTACCTCGACTACCGCGAGCTCGGTCGCCGCGGTTTCCCGCGCCGATTCCACTGCGCCTGGGCGTTCCTGAGCAGCATGGTCTACAGCATCGGCCGCCCCATCGTCGTGAAGCAGCAGGCCGGCCGAGGGTCTGCCCCGATCTGGGGGACGATCGCGGTCTTCGTGCTCACTATCGTGGTCGTCACGGTGTGGACGATCTGGTTGATCGTCGAGACGATCGACACGATCGGCGCCTACACCGGAACGTACTCGTACTGA